The following nucleotide sequence is from Penicillium digitatum chromosome 5, complete sequence.
GAAGCCAAATCACGTCGCCTGTCGGGGGTGACAAAGTTAGAGTTGAGGGTTTGCAGCATGATGGGAGTGAGGTTTGCCGCCTACCGTGCGGACAGCATAGTTGGTTCCTGCATCTTCGAAGGTCGAGATGATAGGTTGGCGCAATGTCTTCCGGTACATGGAGATGAAAACTTCTCATGTCGCAGACATCTAGACCTGTTCTGTTCAACTTCAGCTTTCTCCATGTAGATCTCCCCAGTCACTAAACCAAGAATAGAAGTTATGCTAGTTTCAAAGAAAGAGTTTGTTCTTTCTAACTAAAGTATCTAGTCAAGATGAAAGCACCCCATATCCATGGTAGGCCTTCGAACTCCAGATAGCGCCACGCTTAAATGGTATCATAATAAAATCAGATCATAGAAACAGCTTGAGATTACTTGCCCAAAATATCCAGCACAAAGCGCCGGTCGACCTCCATCTCTTTATCGTCCTCTTCGCCCTCGAATTTGAGGCGATAGACATCTTTCCTTGCACCCATCACCTCCGCACGATAGAAAGTGGTCGTGTCCGGGTATCGCGCGAGGACCTGCTTGCCAGCCGGATACGTAGACAAGTGGGCGCTGAGCTGAGGAATGGGAATGAGAGAGGCAGCGGTAGTCTTATAAACCGCCCCCTGCTCGCCATTCTCATTCGGCTCGGGGTCCTGCACATCATATCTGGGATCCGACATGACGCGCATCAGTCAACGTAAATTGAGACGAAACGCAAACAACCGAACATCACTTACCGCTTCTTCGGCCCGTCACCATTAACAGCCTTGATAATGCATTGGATCCCCTCACCCTCGACACCTTGTTTATTCTTGTTGTGTTTGAAGACAACCTGAGCCCCAACTACCAGCAAGCCACTCCGCTCTGCGACAGTACCCTTGGTCCCCTCCGACGGCCCTTCCTCGATCTTGACCATGATATTATCCTGGCGGCCCCCTTCGCGGGCTTGTGTGCTTGATGAGACACTTGCGCTGCGTGGGACGGTCCCCTTTGAGCGTGCGGTCTTGTCAGCCCCCGAGGCACTGGGGGAGTCGGTCACCGAACCTTCGACttcatttcttttcttgCGAGACTTGTTGAACGATGCGGCCCGATTTTGGGGCGCTTCCGCTTCGGATGCCTTCCGCAATGCAGTGAGCAATTCTAAATTTTTGATGACGTCGCATGGTTCGTCCTGCATAATTGAGCGTTCGTCTTCGCTGAGTTTCTGGCTTAGGCGGAGCCAGCTGTCGAGTTGGTCGTGTTCGGCCATGGTGGGTTCTATATAGGAGCACAGCTTTAGTATTTTCATTTTATAGTCAGCCTGAAGCTGGTCGAATGAATTGTAAGCGGTGCGTATGTTGGAGCTTTGTGGTGTCCGGTATCGAGCCTACGGATTTAGTGTTGGGGATACTCACGATTGCCATCATGCGCGATCTTGTCTACCAACGCCTTAATCTGGACGGATAATAAATTCTGCTGGTCAAACTTTTCCTTGGATTTTCGAATATCTTGGCAAATCTTGGTCCAAAGCTCCAATTCCTCATTATTGCCGAAGCCGTTGTCTCTGGGTCGGGGGCGGTTGCGAGACATCCTTGCTATTTACCAAGGTATTGTAAGAAAGTGTGGGGAGAACGAACAGCTTACAGCTGACCAGGACCCCAAGATATTGAGATCTCCAGATTTGAGGCAACAAGTTGTTGATATGAAGGTTGGAGATGCGGTGATAAGGGCTCCGTCCTGCGGGCGGTCGGAGCTGCTACGCTAAACTACTTTGGGACATGGCATTGTAGATACATTGACGTTGGCAGTTGGATGATGTGCCGCTTGTCCTATTTATGAGTGTATTTGTGCTCGAATCTAGAACGTAAGCTCGGTTGAACCCGTTTGAACTATACTGTCTCAATGCGGCTCCAAGTTTAAGCTATAATTGGTAGGATGGTTGCGGAAGTACCTGGTGCGGAATCCGTGGCAGATGGGGACACTCCGCAAATCCCAGATACAAAAAGCCGGGAATGAGATTGAGTCAAATATCCGACCAATCTTCCCTTTGAAGCTCTGAATGTGTGTCAGAGAGACCATCAAAATCATCGCTCCTGTCCAACATTTTCTCACCGAAGGCTTGGCGGGGTATTTCTAATACGAAGTCGCTGGTTGCCCCTCCGCTTTTTCCCCAAACATCCAATTCAATATGCAGGTCCCACTACTTCGGCTGCAATGCGGTAAGTTTTGAGATGCTCTatagaagaaaaacaagCTGATGTTTTCCCCCTATAGGCGTCAACAGCTATGACTGGGGTAAGCTATTACCATTTGTTGGTGTTCCTCGCACTGATTAACCGGTCATAGGCAAGGTCGGCCAAGAGTCTGCAGCGGCAAAGTATGCGGCCGCAACAGCCGCCCCGGATTTTGCGATTGAGGCCGACAAGCCCTATGCCGAAGTAAGTGAGAGCGCAGGGGTAATATGGAACGTACTGGGCTCACAATACATAGCTCTGGATGGGTACACATCCGTCTCTTCCCTCTAAAGATGTCGAAACTCAGCGTACTCTCCTCGACATGGTGCAAGATAACCAGTCCCTGTTGTCTACCAGCATCAGTGAACGATTCGAAGGTAGATTGCCGTTCCTGTTCAAGGTGCTCTCCATCCGTAAAGCGCTTAGCATCCAGGCCCATCCCAACAAGAAGCTTGCAGAGCAGCTCCATGCCCAGGACCCAAAGAACTATCCAGGTGAGTAATCCTTAGGCTCACGTCCTACAAATAAGTGCCTAGAATTATGACTAACAAATGATAAGATGACAATCACAAGCCTGAGATGACCATCGCCCTCACTTCGTTCGAGGGTGTGTGTGGCTTCCGTCCGCTCGCAGAGATCACACATTTCCTCCGGGCCGTCGAACCTCTGCGCACCCTGGTCGGCGACCAGGCGGCAAGTGAGTTCGAGCAGCTCGTGAAAGGCAAGGAGAACTCCGAGGAGCCTGCTGTCATCCAAAATAATAAGGAAGCGCTTCGCTCCCTTTTCACCACTCTGATGGAATCTTCATCTGAGAAGGTAGAGACGGCCTGTAGGGCCCTTATCTTCGCCGCAGACAATAGCCCTGACACCTTTGCAACCCTGTCAGGTGAAGTGGAGACGAACCCTCCCAACCCCGCCGAGATGGCTGCGCTTGCCAAGCGTCTGGATGGACAATTCCCGAATGACATTGGTctgttcatcttcttcttcctcaacTTTGTCAGGCTTCAGCCTGGTGAGGGAATGTTCCTGAAGGCAGATGATATCCACGCGTATATCTCCGGTGATATCATCGAATGTATGGCGTCCTCTGACAACGTGGTGCGAGCCGGTTTCACTCCGAAATTCAAGGACGTCAACACTCTCACCCAGATGCTGACGTACTCGTACGCACCAATCGAGGAGCAGAAAATTCAAGCAACAGACTACCCATATGTCATCCTGAACGCCACTGCTTACTCCAGCGCCTCGTCCGCGATGCTCTACGACCCTCCCATCGACGAGTTCAGTGTTATCAAGACCGATTTGAACCGGACTGGCGCCAAGGCCACTTTCGACCCGATCGAAGGCCCCAGTATCTTCATTTGCACACGTGGTAAGGGCAAAATTACCGTCGGCAATAAGACTGAGGAGGTCCACGAGGGCTACGTTTTCTTCGTCGGTGCTACAGCTCAATGTGCGATTGAGAACACCGGCAGCGGCGAGGGCGACGATGATGTCTTTACAACCTACAAGGCATTCTGTGAATTGACCCCGATCGGTGGGGGAAACTAGGTGGATGGTAACCAAGTTGTCATATTCTAATCTGCGGCGTCAAGATGAAACACGCCGTTCTGGGATCGGCGCAAACCTGTGAAGTGCATATGGGACATTGGGGTGATATTTCGGTGTGAAGTGAAAAGGTTACAAAATTACGAAAAGAATGTTATGACACAAGACCAACCTGGAAGTGTTCAGCCTACGGTTGCCACCATCTGAAGTTTCAGATTATGTTGTGTAAATGGGCTTCTAAAGAGACCGACCTTTACACTATTGGAGTTATGGGATTACTTGTTTGTTAATGTTCAAGTCAGATTTTCCTCTTGCCCAATTCGAAACTATTCTTTCGCACAGTATTTAGATGCCGTGATGAAGCATGATACCAGTGAGGGAAAGGGATTGCGCTCAAGCACCTTTATGCGCTGACTAGTGTTGGCAATATCGTCTTCTATAGCGATTTGAAGAATTTTTCCATCATCACATCCATAGCCGACACAATCTACGAGATTTTGGGCGCTAGATGCCCCATATTCTTGGTCTGTAGCCCTAGCTTGGCCGTAGTAGGAGATTTTTACAACATTTTGATTATATCTGGATGAAAGAATAAACATACAGTATAATATAGGGGCAGTGCTAACAAGCTTCATCACATAGGCGATACGGGGTTACTATCGGACATCGATAGAGCTAGGCTAGAGGAAATTTTACCTTCCAACCTAGTGGGCATGAGGTTCCTAGGGCAGCCTATATTGACCATCAGACCCTATACGGGACACGGGGGGTGTTTCGAAGTCAGCCTAATGCCCAATCAAGGTTGGCTAAACACTATTATCTGTATCTAAGCAAACACTATGGCTCGTAGAAGATGAGGAGCTCGGACTTGAGAGATGACAAGGCTGGTAGTGGTAGACATTGACGATTTGTGAGCTTTTCTCTTTGCGCCTCACATTGTTATATGTTAATGATGGCCTTGTCTAAATGAAGCCTTGAAGTTAAAGTTCTCTTATCGTTCTCAGTTTCAAGACTTGTCTTGCTGTTTCTTCATGGAAGAACAGATCTTTCACGTCGGGATCATCTCTCTCATTCTTCATTTCCGTTATCTTGATCGACAACAAGATCATAATTCCTGGTTGTATAGAAATAGGATGATGCATACCCACAACAGGACAAATTGTCGAAATGTGAGGTGTCACCTATGCAAAAGGTCCCGGATGTCTCAATGGTGCCACACCTAAGATAGGTATAATTGGCCCGAAGATAACCGGGCCACTACATTGACTCATTATATCTAAATCGTATATGTCGTTCAGTTAGCCTTGTCTAGACTGCGACAACGCCCATTGAAGTGGAGACACTTTTAGCGTCGCCAAGACATATGCGGGCACTATTAGCAAAGTGGATACTGCCAAGAACTGATTATGTACATAAAACAGCCTaattgtcagggtgcgggctggcaggacggtatgataggagatgactggtaggaacaggtcataacagatcagattcccattgacaggtacaggcaggggcaggctattatacaagacgtagctcgaagagctacaacaggatctagaactgaagttcagataaacaggtcggagatcacgtgccgtgatcttcctctaactaagcatcacggtttGCACCGTGACAGTGACTCCGTAAAAGTTTttatttcgttcaacagtTATGAGCCCGGATTGTTCCAGCCATGTCCGAAACGGTCAAAAATCAGAATTATCGAAGTTCACGGTTCGAACCATCgatcaaccaaaaaaagCCTTCACAAAGACGGAAGCGCTTATCCAACCCACTCAGAGTCAAAGAGGAATTCGCTGCAGCGATAGGACAAAAAAGGAGATGGGAGAAAAATGGGACGAAGAAGCATACAATACGACTGAAAAACCAATACCGAACATGTATACGACATGGCATCCCTCGAAGTTACAACATCGATGCATCCATCCCCTGGGGGGtgtgtcaaacctcaaatacggcctccctaggccataaacaggaaccttggtttttgttatggtctagtggaaaagtacgctgtatttcgttcaacagtTTTAACACCCCTGGCCCCACACCCCCTATACTATGTAATTTTCTGCCGGATTAAAACTCCATGAATTCAAAGTATCTATCTAGTACGGCGTATACCACCCCTGGCTCTCAATAATAGCCTCCACCTGGTTCGGCATGGTCTCAGAGAGATGCTTTAGATGATCTAGATCTAATTGACCCCATGCAAGCTGCGCTGTAGCTACCAAAATAGCCTTAGTTTCGTCATTGTTCCTCATATGAATGAGATCGGGCCGAAGCTTAtagatttcagctttcaataGCGCCCAGAGGTTTTCAATTGGGTCCAAATCCGGCGAGTACGGAGGCTATTCCATAACTTCAATATTCATTTCACGTAAAGCATCCCGAACAACGTATGCAGTATGTGTAGGCGCATTATCATGTTGAAAAATAGCACCTTCATTGGACATCAAAGTAGGTAGAATCCGGCGGTATAACCCTTCAATAACAAGATCAGTTATACCCGTACGCTCAGCCTCAGGATTCCCAAAGAGTAGGATAAGCCCCGTTCGGCGCGTAGCCCCCGAAAAAGCAGCCTAAAACATCTGTTTAACTTGCTTGCCTCGGTGTGGTAATCCTTGATATTATGCTTCTTTCGGCTGGTCTCTCGGGCGAATAAAGGTCCATTCTCGAcgaacaccaatcccacGCTCAACCGTACACTTATCAGACCAAAAAACACGGGCCCAATCCTCAGGGGTAAAGTGTCGGTAACGTACGGCCCAACGGAGTCGTTTAAGTGCAGCTTCCTCAGATAAATAAGGCCTCCAGCTACATCTCCATTTCCAGAGGTTTTCAGCATTTAAAAGGCGTCGAATTGAGTCGTTTTTCACTTTATAAGATACCTCAGTAAGAAGGTCTTCGTGGGCAATACGTGGATTATTCGAGATAGCATCCAAAAGACGTACTTTGTCGGTGGCATCAAGCTTCTTTGGTCGACCAGAGCGAGGTTTCGTAACACCAGCACGCCGTTCGTGCTCCTTTTTAATTGTATACCGGATTGtagagagagaaatccaTGGGTACCGGTTGTGAATGCGCTTATAACCCCAATGAACAGCCGAGTGAAGCTCACATATCATCTCTCTAAGAGCCGGGGTAAGCTCAGATCGAGCAGGCATTACTGGCagcctataaaataggaacATTATAGGGGTatagagagcagagagaggtAGAAAAACGCGAGATATACGCGCCATGGGCGAGCTTCACTAGCGCGTGATATAGAGCGGTGTATACTATAATGGAAGGTGGTATTTAGGTGGGGCCAAAGggggtgttaaaacttttTGCGTAGTGACTGTACCTCCACACTACCACGGTATATTGTAAACGAGATCTAACATCCCGTGGCAAAGTTTACGTTTCAACAACTAATTTATCCCAAGCATTCATTTCCTctaccacctcttccatACATCCCCATAGATCCACTATCCAAATCCACATTGAACCGTGTGCCAA
It contains:
- a CDS encoding SAGA complex component (Sgf29), putative, which produces MSRNRPRPRDNGFGNNEELELWTKICQDIRKSKEKFDQQNLLSVQIKALVDKIAHDGNQPTMAEHDQLDSWLRLSQKLSEDERSIMQDEPCDVIKNLELLTALRKASEAEAPQNRAASFNKSRKKRNEVEGSVTDSPSASGADKTARSKGTVPRSASVSSSTQAREGGRQDNIMVKIEEGPSEGTKGTVAERSGLLVVGAQVVFKHNKNKQGVEGEGIQCIIKAVNGDGPKKRYDVQDPEPNENGEQGAVYKTTAASLIPIPQLSAHLSTYPAGKQVLARYPDTTTFYRAEVMGARKDVYRLKFEGEEDDKEMEVDRRFVLDILGK
- a CDS encoding Mannose-6-phosphate isomerase, with translation MQVPLLRLQCGVNSYDWGKVGQESAAAKYAAATAAPDFAIEADKPYAELWMGTHPSLPSKDVETQRTLLDMVQDNQSLLSTSISERFEGRLPFLFKVLSIRKALSIQAHPNKKLAEQLHAQDPKNYPDDNHKPEMTIALTSFEGVCGFRPLAEITHFLRAVEPLRTLVGDQAASEFEQLVKGKENSEEPAVIQNNKEALRSLFTTLMESSSEKVETACRALIFAADNSPDTFATLSGEVETNPPNPAEMAALAKRLDGQFPNDIGLFIFFFLNFVRLQPGEGMFLKADDIHAYISGDIIECMASSDNVVRAGFTPKFKDVNTLTQMLTYSYAPIEEQKIQATDYPYVILNATAYSSASSAMLYDPPIDEFSVIKTDLNRTGAKATFDPIEGPSIFICTRGKGKITVGNKTEEVHEGYVFFVGATAQCAIENTGSGEGDDDVFTTYKAFCELTPIGGGN